Proteins encoded by one window of Dietzia sp. B32:
- the pyrH gene encoding UMP kinase, with the protein MTDPRDGYKRVMLKLGGEMFGGGSVGIDPDVVQSVARQIAEVSRTGAQIAIVIGGGNFFRGAQLQQRGLDRARSDYMGMLGTVMNCLALQDFLEQEGVSTRVQTAIHMGQVAEPYIPLRAERHLEKGRVVIFGAGMGMPYFSTDTTAAQRALEIKADVLLMAKAVDGVYSDDPRTNPEAELFTRIEHRECLERGLKVADATAFSLCMDNDMPILVFNLLTEGNIARAVAGEQIGTLVSSTS; encoded by the coding sequence ATGACCGACCCGCGGGACGGCTACAAACGTGTGATGCTCAAGCTCGGCGGCGAGATGTTCGGCGGCGGCAGCGTGGGGATCGATCCCGACGTGGTGCAGTCCGTCGCGCGGCAGATCGCCGAGGTGTCCCGGACCGGCGCGCAGATCGCGATCGTCATCGGTGGCGGGAACTTCTTCCGCGGGGCGCAGCTCCAGCAGCGTGGCCTGGACCGCGCCCGGAGCGATTACATGGGCATGCTCGGCACGGTGATGAACTGCCTGGCGCTCCAGGACTTCCTCGAGCAGGAGGGGGTCTCGACCCGCGTCCAGACCGCCATCCACATGGGGCAGGTCGCGGAGCCGTACATCCCGCTGCGGGCCGAGCGCCACCTGGAGAAGGGCCGCGTCGTGATCTTCGGCGCCGGGATGGGCATGCCCTACTTCTCCACCGACACCACCGCCGCGCAGCGCGCGCTGGAGATCAAGGCTGACGTCCTGCTCATGGCCAAGGCCGTGGACGGCGTCTACTCGGACGACCCACGGACCAATCCCGAGGCGGAGCTCTTCACCCGGATCGAACACCGCGAATGCCTCGAGCGGGGCCTGAAGGTGGCCGATGCCACGGCGTTCAGCCTGTGCATGGACAACGACATGCCCATCCTGGTCTTCAATCTCCTCACCGAGGGGAACATCGCGCGCGCCGTCGCCGGTGAGCAGATCGGGACCCTGGTGAGCAGTACTTCCTGA
- the tsf gene encoding translation elongation factor Ts: MANYTAADVKRLRELTGSGMMDCKKALEETDGDFDKAVEVLRIKGAKDVGKRAERTTAEGLVAIKDGVMIELNSETDFVAKSAEFIALADKIVDVAAANGISDLDALNAAELDGSTVADSVVSFSAKSGEKLVLRRVGKLDGPVAVYLHKRSSDLPPAVGVMVAYTGEGEAAEAAARSAAMQIAALKAQYVSREEVPADIVAKEREIAEATAREEGKPEQALQKIVEGRLNGFYKDVCLLDQASVTDSKKTVGALLDEAGAKVSAFLRFEVGQA, translated from the coding sequence ATGGCGAACTACACCGCTGCCGACGTCAAGCGTCTGCGTGAGCTCACCGGCTCCGGGATGATGGACTGCAAGAAGGCTCTCGAGGAGACCGACGGCGACTTCGACAAGGCCGTCGAGGTCCTGCGTATCAAGGGAGCCAAGGACGTGGGCAAGCGCGCCGAGCGCACCACGGCCGAGGGCCTGGTCGCCATCAAGGACGGCGTCATGATCGAGCTCAACTCCGAGACCGACTTCGTCGCCAAGAGTGCCGAGTTCATCGCGCTGGCCGACAAGATCGTCGACGTCGCCGCGGCCAACGGCATCTCCGACCTGGACGCGCTCAACGCCGCCGAGCTCGACGGTTCCACCGTCGCCGACTCGGTCGTGTCCTTCTCCGCCAAGTCCGGCGAGAAGCTCGTCCTGCGTCGCGTGGGCAAGCTCGACGGCCCCGTCGCGGTCTACCTGCACAAGCGCTCCTCCGACCTGCCGCCCGCCGTCGGCGTCATGGTCGCGTACACCGGAGAGGGCGAGGCCGCCGAGGCGGCCGCCCGTTCCGCCGCGATGCAGATCGCCGCGCTCAAGGCGCAGTACGTCTCCCGCGAGGAGGTGCCTGCCGACATCGTCGCCAAGGAGCGCGAGATCGCCGAGGCCACCGCGCGCGAGGAGGGCAAGCCCGAGCAGGCGCTGCAGAAGATCGTCGAAGGCCGACTCAACGGCTTCTACAAGGACGTCTGTCTGCTCGACCAGGCGTCCGTCACGGACAGCAAGAAGACCGTCGGCGCCCTTCTGGACGAGGCCGGCGCCAAGGTCTCGGCCTTCCTGCGCTTCGAGGTCGGCCAGGCCTGA
- a CDS encoding phosphatidate cytidylyltransferase, translating to MDTAPQGPPGPTAAAAAPPSRAGRDLTRAIPVGVGLGALVIASIAFTPRAWYLVAAGAVAIGTWEVFKRLRQARFSLPLIPLLAGGQAMVWAGFLTGAEGAFAAFAVTAVVVLVWRLLMAGLTTAPKNYMRDVSVALFVLAWIAVPGSLGAMLSDGDFGAQRVVALILLVVCSDVGGYVAGVLFGKHPMAPAISPKKSWEGFAGSILFATVGGALVVSLLFDDSIWKGILLGVLTVFTATLGDLVESQVKRDLGIKDMGTLLPGHGGFMDRLDSVLPTAVVVWVIFTYVVPT from the coding sequence GTGGACACCGCTCCCCAGGGCCCGCCCGGGCCCACCGCCGCGGCCGCCGCACCTCCGTCGCGCGCGGGCCGCGACCTGACCCGGGCCATCCCGGTCGGGGTCGGCCTGGGTGCGCTCGTGATCGCGAGCATCGCGTTCACCCCGCGAGCCTGGTACCTCGTCGCTGCGGGCGCGGTGGCCATCGGTACCTGGGAGGTGTTCAAGCGTCTGCGGCAGGCGCGGTTCAGTCTCCCCCTGATCCCGCTCCTGGCCGGTGGGCAGGCGATGGTCTGGGCGGGGTTCCTCACCGGGGCGGAGGGGGCGTTCGCGGCTTTCGCCGTCACCGCCGTGGTCGTCCTGGTCTGGCGACTGCTCATGGCCGGGTTGACCACCGCGCCGAAGAACTACATGCGGGACGTCTCGGTCGCGCTGTTCGTCCTGGCGTGGATCGCGGTGCCCGGATCCCTGGGCGCGATGCTCTCGGACGGGGACTTCGGCGCCCAGCGGGTGGTCGCACTCATCCTGTTGGTCGTGTGCTCCGATGTCGGGGGTTACGTGGCGGGGGTGCTGTTCGGCAAGCACCCCATGGCTCCCGCCATCAGCCCCAAGAAGTCCTGGGAGGGTTTCGCCGGATCGATCCTGTTCGCCACGGTCGGCGGCGCCCTGGTGGTGTCCCTGCTGTTCGACGACAGCATCTGGAAGGGCATCCTGCTCGGGGTACTGACGGTATTTACCGCGACGCTGGGTGATCTGGTGGAATCGCAGGTGAAGCGCGACCTGGGCATCAAGGACATGGGCACCCTACTTCCGGGGCACGGTGGCTTCATGGACCGTCTCGACTCGGTGCTGCCCACGGCTGTCGTGGTGTGGGTCATCTTCACCTACGTCGTCCCGACCTGA
- a CDS encoding lipopolysaccharide assembly LapA domain-containing protein, with protein MAQRSHDPTDRPQAAPVGGHDEIPVEDTHASSTPVPTDGAVETTRTHEQDALPDSSGGLLGSAWVGLVLGALVTILLLIFIAQNTASTDVRYLGLQFSLPLGVLILFAAIAGALIMALFAGFRILQLRMRARKARKLTTRY; from the coding sequence ATGGCACAGCGTTCACACGACCCGACCGACCGCCCTCAGGCCGCCCCCGTCGGGGGGCACGACGAGATCCCCGTCGAGGACACCCATGCGAGCTCCACCCCGGTGCCCACTGACGGGGCAGTCGAGACGACACGCACCCACGAGCAGGACGCACTTCCCGATTCATCGGGAGGGCTCCTCGGCTCCGCGTGGGTGGGTCTGGTCCTGGGTGCTCTCGTCACCATCCTGCTGCTGATCTTCATCGCCCAGAACACTGCCTCGACCGATGTCCGCTATCTGGGGCTGCAGTTCAGCCTCCCCCTGGGGGTGCTGATCCTCTTCGCCGCCATCGCCGGCGCCCTGATCATGGCCCTGTTCGCCGGTTTCCGGATCCTCCAGCTGCGGATGCGCGCACGTAAGGCGCGCAAGCTGACCACCCGCTACTGA
- the rlmN gene encoding 23S rRNA (adenine(2503)-C(2))-methyltransferase RlmN: MAEPLPLVFDAPRRGLPPRHFADLDSDGRAEAMGELGVPAFRGKQLANQYFGRLEADPREMTDLPADLREKVGQELFPSLTSSLRHVTTDEGTTRKTLWKLHDGSLVESVLMRYPDRATVCISSQAGCGMACPFCATGQGGLQRNLSAAEILEQVRVAARAMRDGEIPGGPGRLSNVVFMGMGEPLANYKRVMTAVRGIIAPPPSGFGLSQRSVTVSTVGLVPAIHRLAEEGLQVTLAVSLHTPDDELRDTLVPVNNRWPVSEVMDAARHYADATGRRVSIEYALIRDVNDQTWRGEMLGRLLAQRLGPMAHVNLIPLNPTPGSEWDASPRHQQDAFVAAVRSAGVSCTVRDTRGQEIDAACGQLAAEG, from the coding sequence ATGGCTGAACCTCTCCCGCTCGTTTTCGACGCCCCCCGCCGAGGGCTGCCCCCTCGCCACTTCGCCGACCTGGATTCCGACGGACGCGCAGAGGCGATGGGCGAACTCGGCGTGCCCGCCTTCCGCGGCAAACAGCTGGCCAACCAGTACTTCGGGCGTCTCGAGGCGGATCCGCGTGAGATGACCGATCTCCCCGCGGATCTGCGCGAGAAGGTCGGTCAGGAGTTGTTCCCCTCGCTGACCTCGTCGCTGCGGCACGTCACCACTGATGAGGGCACCACCCGCAAGACCCTGTGGAAGTTGCACGACGGGTCCCTGGTGGAGAGCGTTCTCATGCGTTATCCCGACCGGGCCACCGTGTGCATCTCGAGCCAGGCCGGGTGCGGGATGGCGTGCCCGTTCTGTGCGACGGGACAGGGCGGTCTACAGCGGAACCTGTCGGCGGCCGAGATTCTCGAGCAGGTCAGGGTGGCCGCCCGGGCGATGCGCGACGGTGAGATCCCGGGCGGGCCCGGCCGGCTCTCGAACGTCGTGTTCATGGGCATGGGGGAGCCTCTCGCCAACTACAAGCGCGTCATGACCGCCGTGCGGGGGATCATCGCACCGCCGCCGTCCGGATTCGGTTTGTCGCAGCGCTCGGTCACCGTCTCGACGGTCGGACTCGTCCCCGCCATCCACCGCCTCGCCGAGGAGGGGCTCCAGGTCACGCTGGCGGTGTCCCTGCACACGCCGGACGACGAGCTCCGGGACACCCTGGTGCCGGTCAACAACCGCTGGCCGGTGTCCGAGGTCATGGACGCCGCACGTCACTACGCCGATGCCACAGGACGACGGGTGTCCATCGAGTACGCGCTGATCCGGGACGTCAACGATCAGACCTGGCGGGGCGAGATGCTCGGACGGCTCCTCGCCCAGCGCCTGGGACCGATGGCACACGTGAACCTCATCCCGCTCAACCCCACCCCGGGCAGCGAGTGGGACGCCAGTCCCCGCCATCAGCAGGATGCCTTCGTGGCGGCGGTGCGTTCGGCCGGCGTCTCGTGCACGGTGCGCGACACCCGTGGCCAGGAGATCGACGCGGCGTGCGGCCAGCTCGCAGCGGAGGGATGA
- the dxr gene encoding 1-deoxy-D-xylulose-5-phosphate reductoisomerase, translated as MDNGGVTTRVLVLGSTGSIGTQALEVTSQAGPGRFEVVGLAAGGGRVDLLAEQIRRTGVGFVAVSDPAAAERIRSWFPEVTVLAGPEAATELVGAVQADVVLNGIDGSIGLGPTLAALRTGARLALANKESLVAGGALVTGAAAPGQLIPVDSEHSAMAQCLRAGTADEVASLVLTASGGPFRGRTRAELGNVTADEALRHPTWAMGRMITLNSATLVNKSLELIEAHLLFGVPYEKIDVTVHPQSVVHSAVTFVDGATVAKASPPSMKLPIALALGWPSRIPGASTPLDFSQAHTWTFEPVDSETFPAISVARAAGEAGGLRTAVFNAANEEAAPAFLDGRIGFLDIVDVVAETVGAADQWSSDPRDPDDVAAAESWARRHAATLVTGLEG; from the coding sequence ATGGACAATGGCGGGGTGACCACGCGTGTACTCGTCCTCGGCAGTACCGGCTCGATCGGTACGCAGGCTCTGGAGGTGACCTCCCAGGCCGGACCCGGCCGCTTCGAGGTCGTCGGTCTGGCCGCGGGCGGGGGCCGGGTCGATCTGCTGGCGGAGCAGATCCGCCGTACCGGCGTCGGGTTCGTCGCCGTCTCCGACCCGGCCGCGGCCGAGCGGATCCGGTCCTGGTTCCCGGAGGTCACGGTTCTCGCCGGTCCCGAGGCCGCCACCGAGCTGGTGGGGGCGGTGCAGGCCGACGTGGTGCTCAACGGAATCGACGGATCGATCGGCCTCGGGCCCACCCTGGCGGCGTTGCGCACGGGTGCGCGTCTGGCGCTCGCGAACAAGGAGTCCCTCGTCGCCGGAGGGGCCCTGGTGACCGGGGCCGCGGCGCCGGGGCAGCTCATCCCCGTCGACTCCGAGCACTCCGCGATGGCGCAGTGCCTCCGGGCGGGAACCGCCGACGAGGTGGCGTCGCTGGTGTTGACCGCGTCCGGTGGGCCCTTCCGGGGCCGCACCCGGGCTGAACTGGGGAACGTCACGGCCGACGAGGCGCTCCGGCACCCGACGTGGGCGATGGGCCGCATGATCACACTGAACTCCGCGACGCTGGTGAACAAGTCCCTGGAGCTCATCGAGGCGCACCTGCTGTTCGGGGTCCCCTACGAGAAGATCGACGTGACGGTCCACCCCCAGTCGGTGGTGCACTCGGCGGTGACCTTCGTCGACGGCGCGACCGTGGCCAAGGCCTCGCCACCGTCGATGAAGCTGCCGATCGCGTTGGCCCTCGGATGGCCGTCACGGATACCCGGCGCGTCGACCCCGTTGGACTTCTCGCAGGCCCACACCTGGACCTTCGAACCCGTCGACTCCGAGACCTTCCCGGCGATCTCGGTGGCCCGCGCGGCGGGCGAGGCGGGCGGCCTGCGGACGGCGGTGTTTAACGCGGCGAACGAGGAGGCCGCCCCGGCCTTCCTGGACGGCCGGATCGGATTCCTCGACATCGTCGACGTCGTGGCGGAGACCGTGGGGGCGGCGGATCAGTGGTCCTCCGACCCGCGGGACCCGGATGACGTCGCGGCGGCGGAGTCCTGGGCACGGCGGCACGCCGCGACCCTCGTCACGGGCCTGGAGGGCTGA
- a CDS encoding M23 family metallopeptidase → MSAGLACAVLVVVPVAGAAPGPPPGHMRNPLSGPVSVATPFDPPARRWLPGHRGVDLAGAPLAVVRTPADGTILFAGDVGGRPVLSIGHGDGLRTTYEPVRASVRVGDSVAAGEEVGRLLAGHPGCPVAGCLHWGARVATGGPSGDDDEYVDPLTLLAAAERPIRLKPTLPGDGAG, encoded by the coding sequence GTGTCCGCCGGCTTGGCCTGCGCGGTCCTCGTCGTCGTCCCCGTCGCGGGTGCGGCACCCGGGCCGCCGCCCGGGCACATGCGCAACCCCCTGTCCGGTCCGGTGTCGGTGGCGACCCCCTTCGATCCCCCGGCCCGGCGTTGGCTGCCGGGTCACCGGGGGGTCGACCTGGCGGGAGCGCCCCTCGCCGTGGTGCGAACGCCTGCCGACGGGACGATCCTCTTCGCGGGCGACGTGGGTGGGAGGCCTGTCCTGTCGATCGGCCACGGGGACGGCCTGCGCACCACCTACGAGCCGGTGCGCGCGTCTGTCCGGGTCGGTGATTCCGTCGCCGCGGGCGAGGAGGTCGGCCGATTACTCGCCGGCCACCCCGGGTGCCCGGTCGCGGGTTGTCTGCACTGGGGCGCGAGGGTCGCGACGGGGGGCCCGTCGGGTGACGACGACGAGTACGTCGATCCGCTGACACTGCTCGCCGCCGCCGAACGGCCGATCCGCCTCAAACCCACGCTGCCCGGAGACGGGGCCGGCTGA
- a CDS encoding RIP metalloprotease, with protein MLVFGVVLFALGIMVSIVLHEYGHMRVALWSGMRVRRFFVGFGPTVWSVRRGGIEYGLKAIPLGGFCDIAGMTAYDQLSPEDEPKAMWRQAWWKRVAVLLAGPVMNIVLAIALFYTVALGWGLVNRDVQPIPTDRVAAVVGDTCAGADRCGPGVGPAGEAGILPGDRITSVDGVPVASWDELSTVVSARPGETVPVAVERDGATITTTTTLTSSSVDGQERGALGVRLSEDGIPREILDDPAYQTVNTYDPLSAVPATFVFTGEMVEATIEGLISFPAKIPAVAASIFGGERAEDSPVSVVGASYIGGQAVEQGLWSLFLLFLAGLNLFLGAFNLVPLTPFDGGHIAVVFYEKIRDALRRLRGLAPGGPADYEKLAPLTMAVFVLLIGVSAIVITADFVNPILLPG; from the coding sequence GTGCTGGTCTTCGGAGTCGTCCTGTTCGCGCTCGGGATCATGGTGTCGATCGTGTTGCACGAGTACGGCCACATGCGGGTCGCCCTGTGGTCGGGCATGAGGGTCCGTCGGTTCTTCGTCGGTTTCGGCCCCACCGTGTGGTCCGTCCGACGCGGCGGTATCGAGTACGGCCTCAAGGCGATCCCGCTCGGCGGGTTCTGTGACATCGCCGGGATGACCGCCTACGACCAGCTGTCGCCCGAGGACGAGCCGAAGGCCATGTGGCGCCAGGCCTGGTGGAAGCGCGTCGCGGTGCTCCTGGCCGGGCCTGTCATGAACATCGTCCTGGCGATCGCGCTGTTCTACACGGTCGCCCTGGGCTGGGGCCTGGTGAACCGGGACGTCCAGCCGATCCCCACGGACCGCGTCGCGGCCGTCGTGGGTGACACCTGCGCGGGCGCCGACCGGTGCGGGCCCGGGGTCGGCCCGGCCGGCGAGGCGGGGATCCTGCCGGGCGACCGGATCACGTCGGTCGACGGCGTCCCGGTGGCGAGTTGGGACGAGCTGTCCACCGTGGTCTCGGCACGGCCCGGTGAGACCGTGCCGGTGGCGGTGGAACGCGACGGGGCCACGATCACGACGACGACGACGTTGACCTCGTCGAGTGTCGACGGGCAGGAGCGGGGTGCGCTCGGGGTCCGGCTCTCGGAGGACGGTATCCCCCGGGAGATCCTCGACGATCCCGCCTACCAGACCGTCAACACCTACGACCCGCTGAGTGCGGTTCCCGCGACGTTCGTCTTCACCGGCGAGATGGTCGAGGCGACGATCGAGGGGCTCATCTCGTTCCCGGCCAAGATCCCCGCGGTGGCGGCGTCGATCTTCGGCGGCGAGCGGGCAGAGGATTCCCCGGTGTCCGTGGTGGGGGCCAGCTACATCGGCGGGCAGGCGGTCGAACAGGGCCTGTGGAGTCTGTTCCTGCTCTTCCTCGCCGGGCTCAACTTGTTCCTGGGCGCGTTCAACCTCGTGCCACTGACCCCGTTCGACGGCGGCCACATCGCCGTGGTCTTCTACGAGAAGATCCGTGACGCCCTCCGTCGACTGCGCGGCCTCGCGCCGGGCGGTCCCGCGGACTACGAGAAGCTGGCGCCCCTGACGATGGCGGTGTTCGTGCTCCTCATCGGAGTGTCCGCGATCGTCATCACCGCCGACTTCGTCAACCCGATCCTGCTGCCCGGTTGA
- a CDS encoding DUF2631 domain-containing protein yields MSADGHHTSKEIVVDGISTLDEPSVEWGWHKHSRMVGLVAGGFFVLFMLAMLFGNHIGRVENIWLVSIAAFLAIWMFLSLRPKKDNTLKRTRVFEVSPDHYAVVGAAASGHVGAEAARNPQGRAPAKH; encoded by the coding sequence ATGAGCGCGGACGGGCACCACACCAGCAAGGAGATCGTCGTCGACGGGATCAGCACCCTCGACGAGCCCTCGGTCGAGTGGGGCTGGCACAAGCACAGCAGGATGGTCGGCCTCGTCGCCGGCGGTTTCTTCGTCCTCTTCATGCTGGCCATGCTGTTCGGCAACCACATCGGACGAGTGGAGAACATCTGGCTGGTGTCGATCGCCGCCTTCCTCGCGATCTGGATGTTCCTGTCGCTGCGCCCCAAGAAGGACAACACCCTCAAGCGGACCAGGGTCTTCGAGGTCTCCCCGGACCACTACGCCGTGGTCGGCGCCGCCGCCTCGGGCCATGTGGGTGCCGAGGCCGCGAGGAACCCGCAGGGCCGGGCACCGGCCAAGCACTGA
- the ispG gene encoding flavodoxin-dependent (E)-4-hydroxy-3-methylbut-2-enyl-diphosphate synthase: protein MPDGPPPVLAPRRKTRQLFVGQVGVGSDHPVSVQSMTTTKTHDINSTLQQIAELTASGCDIVRVACPRQEDADALSTIARKSPIPVIADIHFQPKYIFAAIDAGCAAVRVNPGNIKEFDGRVAEVARAAGDAGIPIRIGVNAGSLDPRLLAKYGKATPEALVESAMWEASLFEEHGFGDIKISVKHNDPVIMVEAYRQLAARTDYPLHLGVTEAGPAFQGTIKSAVAFGALLSEGIGDTIRVSLSAPPAEEIKVGTQILQSLNLRPRKLEIVSCPSCGRAQVDVYKLADEVTAGLEGMSVPLRVAVMGCVVNGPGEAREADLGVASGNGKGQIFVKGEVIKTVPEAMIVETLIEEAMRIAEEMGEPVGEAAAGQGPQVKVTR, encoded by the coding sequence ATGCCCGACGGCCCGCCGCCCGTCCTCGCGCCGCGGCGCAAGACCCGGCAGCTGTTCGTCGGCCAGGTGGGCGTGGGCAGCGATCATCCGGTCTCGGTCCAGTCCATGACCACCACCAAGACCCACGACATCAACTCGACCTTGCAGCAGATCGCCGAGCTCACGGCGTCGGGCTGCGACATCGTCCGCGTTGCCTGCCCGCGGCAGGAGGACGCCGACGCGCTGTCGACCATCGCGCGCAAGTCACCGATCCCGGTGATCGCCGACATCCACTTCCAGCCCAAGTACATCTTCGCGGCGATCGACGCCGGCTGTGCGGCGGTGCGGGTCAACCCGGGCAACATCAAGGAGTTCGACGGACGCGTCGCGGAGGTCGCCAGGGCCGCGGGAGATGCGGGCATCCCCATCCGCATCGGTGTGAACGCCGGCTCACTGGACCCCCGCCTGCTCGCCAAGTACGGAAAGGCCACCCCCGAGGCTCTCGTCGAATCGGCCATGTGGGAGGCGTCGTTGTTCGAGGAGCACGGGTTCGGCGACATCAAGATCTCGGTCAAGCACAACGATCCGGTGATCATGGTCGAGGCCTATCGCCAGCTCGCGGCGAGGACGGACTACCCGCTCCACCTCGGTGTGACGGAGGCCGGGCCGGCGTTCCAGGGCACGATCAAGTCCGCCGTGGCGTTCGGGGCCCTCCTGTCGGAGGGCATCGGTGACACGATCCGGGTCTCGCTGTCGGCGCCGCCGGCGGAGGAGATCAAGGTGGGCACGCAGATCCTGCAGTCGCTGAATCTCCGTCCCCGCAAGCTCGAGATCGTGTCCTGCCCGTCCTGCGGTCGTGCCCAGGTGGATGTCTACAAGCTCGCGGACGAGGTCACGGCCGGCCTCGAGGGGATGAGCGTGCCTCTCCGTGTTGCGGTCATGGGGTGCGTCGTCAACGGGCCCGGTGAGGCGCGTGAGGCCGATCTGGGCGTCGCGTCGGGCAACGGCAAGGGGCAGATCTTCGTCAAGGGCGAGGTCATCAAGACCGTTCCGGAAGCGATGATCGTCGAGACCCTCATCGAGGAGGCCATGCGGATCGCGGAGGAGATGGGCGAGCCCGTGGGGGAGGCCGCTGCCGGCCAGGGGCCGCAGGTCAAGGTCACGCGATAG
- the rpsB gene encoding 30S ribosomal protein S2, whose amino-acid sequence MAVISMKQLLDAGAHFGHQTRRWNPKMRRFIFTDRNGIYIIDLQQTLTYIDQAYEFVKESVAHGGTVLFVGTKKQAQEAIAEEAAKVGMPYVNQRWLGGMLTNFQTVHQRLVRLKELESMEQSGGFEGRTKKEILMLTREKNKLERTLGGMRDMSKVPSVVWVVDTNKEHIAVGEARKLNIPVVALLDTNCDPDVVDYPIPANDDAIRSVTVLTRVIASAVAEGLKARSQAGKTTGEEAEPLAEWEAEQLDQVTGAATTEGAEAPAEVTGTESPVAEAPAADAQETEAATTEAPATEA is encoded by the coding sequence ATGGCAGTCATCTCCATGAAGCAGCTGCTCGACGCAGGTGCCCACTTCGGCCACCAGACCCGCCGTTGGAACCCGAAGATGCGTCGGTTCATCTTCACCGACCGCAACGGCATCTACATCATCGACCTGCAGCAGACCCTGACGTACATCGACCAGGCTTACGAGTTCGTCAAGGAGTCCGTCGCCCACGGCGGCACCGTCCTGTTCGTCGGCACCAAGAAGCAGGCCCAGGAGGCCATCGCCGAGGAGGCCGCCAAGGTCGGCATGCCGTACGTCAACCAGCGTTGGCTGGGTGGCATGCTCACCAACTTCCAGACCGTGCACCAGCGGCTCGTCCGCCTCAAGGAGCTCGAGTCCATGGAGCAGTCGGGCGGATTCGAGGGTCGCACCAAGAAGGAAATCCTCATGCTCACGCGTGAGAAGAACAAGCTCGAGCGCACCCTCGGCGGTATGCGCGACATGAGCAAGGTCCCTTCCGTGGTGTGGGTCGTCGACACCAACAAGGAGCACATCGCCGTCGGTGAGGCCCGCAAGCTCAACATCCCGGTCGTCGCGCTGCTCGACACCAACTGTGACCCGGACGTCGTGGACTACCCGATCCCGGCGAACGACGACGCGATCCGCTCGGTCACCGTGCTGACCCGCGTCATCGCCTCCGCCGTCGCCGAGGGCCTCAAGGCCCGTTCGCAGGCCGGCAAGACCACCGGTGAAGAGGCCGAGCCGCTCGCCGAGTGGGAGGCCGAGCAGCTGGACCAGGTCACCGGGGCCGCCACGACCGAGGGTGCCGAGGCGCCTGCCGAGGTCACCGGCACCGAGTCCCCCGTCGCCGAAGCCCCCGCGGCCGACGCCCAGGAGACCGAGGCCGCCACCACCGAGGCGCCGGCCACCGAGGCCTGA
- the frr gene encoding ribosome recycling factor, which yields MIDDTLLEAEEKMEKAIEHVREELTAIRTGRANPGMFNRVLCEYYGSLTPITQMATITAPEPRMLIIKPYEMSQIGPIENAIRNSDLGVNPTNDGQVLRVTVPQLTEERRRDLVKQAKGKAEDGRIAVRGVRRKAMDELKRIDKDGEAGEDEVNAAEKELDKLTQRFVGEVDELVKAKEGDLMEV from the coding sequence ATGATCGACGACACTCTGCTCGAGGCCGAGGAGAAGATGGAGAAGGCGATCGAGCACGTCCGCGAGGAGCTCACCGCCATCCGCACCGGTCGCGCCAATCCCGGCATGTTCAACCGCGTGCTGTGCGAGTACTACGGCTCGCTGACGCCCATCACCCAGATGGCCACCATCACGGCACCCGAGCCGCGCATGCTCATCATCAAGCCGTACGAGATGTCGCAGATCGGTCCGATCGAGAACGCGATCCGCAACTCGGATCTCGGGGTCAACCCGACCAACGACGGTCAGGTCCTCCGGGTCACCGTTCCGCAGCTCACCGAGGAGCGGCGCCGCGACCTGGTCAAGCAGGCCAAGGGCAAGGCCGAGGACGGCCGTATCGCGGTCCGGGGCGTCCGGCGCAAGGCGATGGACGAGCTCAAGCGCATCGACAAGGACGGCGAGGCCGGGGAGGACGAGGTCAATGCCGCCGAGAAGGAGCTGGACAAGCTCACCCAGCGCTTCGTCGGCGAGGTGGACGAGCTCGTCAAGGCGAAGGAAGGCGACCTGATGGAGGTCTGA